In the genome of Pseudoglutamicibacter cumminsii, one region contains:
- a CDS encoding LytR C-terminal domain-containing protein, translating to MSSKDAGSKPAAESAAKLAATSDVTATESGAEGRTVASEPLPSLISDEDKVMARRSRAWVVGGLVAIGVAGTALGFTWWQRGTWTPDFRAPNPAVVCPVWPLTPAAPADVSLNVFNASTREGIAAEAADTLRERGFDVRTVRNATLDVKTAESVALIYAGPDDTAAALAVQNQIPGSQVVLQPDRTNGILDVALGVKYGGITSPEGVPKGNGTLKCTKPWFER from the coding sequence ATGAGTAGCAAGGACGCTGGCTCGAAGCCTGCCGCCGAGTCTGCCGCTAAGCTTGCGGCCACGTCCGATGTGACTGCGACGGAGAGCGGTGCTGAAGGTCGTACGGTTGCGTCTGAGCCGTTGCCGTCGTTGATTAGCGATGAAGACAAGGTTATGGCTCGTAGGTCGCGCGCGTGGGTTGTGGGCGGCCTCGTTGCGATCGGTGTTGCGGGAACTGCGCTGGGTTTCACATGGTGGCAGCGGGGTACGTGGACGCCGGATTTCCGCGCTCCGAATCCTGCCGTTGTGTGCCCGGTGTGGCCTTTGACTCCGGCAGCACCTGCCGATGTTTCTTTGAATGTGTTCAACGCTTCCACGCGGGAGGGGATTGCGGCAGAGGCCGCCGATACCCTGCGTGAACGTGGTTTTGATGTTCGCACGGTTCGTAACGCGACGTTGGATGTGAAGACGGCGGAGTCGGTTGCGTTGATTTATGCGGGCCCGGATGACACAGCTGCGGCGTTGGCTGTGCAGAATCAGATCCCGGGTTCTCAGGTTGTGTTGCAGCCGGATAGGACTAACGGGATTTTGGATGTGGCGTTGGGGGTTAAATATGGCGGCATCACATCGCCCGAGGGTGTCCCGAAGGGTAACGGGACGCTGAAATGCACTAAGCCGTGGTTTGAGCGCTGA
- a CDS encoding energy-coupling factor transporter transmembrane component T has translation MTQKVQTQVARVKDLRAYYLDRYSKPYRLGNPIRDLNPLILFAFLVAIAVASIALPWPVLAPAVGCVVFVVIAVLASRAKQFIPLYLKLFLGVGSVLFILRVFLIAPEEGATVYWSWGDNLALSTTSIAAAARFTLVVMSLCGALALFFQLVPAKNLMLALQGVGLSSRSTYVVLSSFQSITDLQKMSKVVVDAQKARGIEMEGGFFRRVAAFFPIITPVFLAAIGQTEERALALDARAFNVPEKPSQLSYLPKVGVGQWLLLLVSLVIAVGSIVLAVVL, from the coding sequence ATGACTCAGAAAGTTCAGACTCAGGTAGCGCGGGTCAAGGACTTGCGTGCGTACTACTTGGACCGTTATTCCAAGCCGTATCGTTTGGGTAACCCGATCCGCGATCTGAACCCGCTGATCCTGTTTGCGTTCTTGGTCGCTATTGCGGTCGCCTCGATCGCGTTGCCGTGGCCGGTTTTGGCTCCGGCCGTCGGCTGTGTTGTGTTTGTGGTGATCGCGGTTCTTGCGAGCCGCGCTAAGCAGTTCATCCCGCTGTATCTCAAGCTGTTCTTGGGTGTGGGTTCGGTCCTGTTTATTCTGCGTGTGTTCTTGATCGCGCCAGAGGAAGGCGCAACGGTTTACTGGAGCTGGGGCGACAACCTGGCCCTGTCTACGACCTCGATCGCTGCAGCGGCACGCTTCACCCTCGTCGTGATGTCTTTGTGTGGCGCTTTGGCGCTGTTCTTCCAGCTGGTACCAGCTAAGAACTTGATGCTCGCGTTGCAGGGCGTTGGTTTGTCTTCGCGTTCGACCTACGTTGTGTTGTCTTCGTTCCAGTCGATCACTGATCTTCAGAAGATGTCGAAGGTTGTGGTGGATGCGCAGAAGGCTCGCGGTATTGAGATGGAGGGCGGTTTCTTCCGCCGTGTTGCCGCGTTCTTCCCGATCATTACTCCCGTGTTCCTTGCCGCGATCGGTCAGACGGAGGAACGTGCTCTCGCTTTGGATGCGCGTGCGTTCAACGTCCCGGAGAAGCCTTCTCAGTTGTCTTACTTGCCGAAGGTTGGTGTGGGGCAGTGGCTTCTGTTGCTGGTCTCGTTGGTGATCGCTGTGGGCTCCATCGTCCTGGCTGTGGTCCTGTAA
- a CDS encoding IS481 family transposase, with the protein MTYTRNRAIVLAITDGGMSVKDAAAHFGVSTRWIRTLLKRFRIGGLEALHPHSKRPHTNPNQTPEKLRETILALRHQLLRDGLDAGAETIYDLLPEQTRPSTSTIFRILKTAGTIQPQPQKRPRSSWQRFQAPAPNSLWQSDFTHWPLADGTDTEIISWLDDHSRYLTHISVHPRITGHIVVNTFLEATDQHGLPAATLTDNGLVYTTRLAGGRTTNKQPNPFEQLLADLNIEQKNGRPGKPTTQGKIERFHRTLKTWLKAQPPAQTHQDLQRQLHDFQTLYNTQRKHRAINRRTPHQAYTATPKDEPTITLGNSCWRVRTDRVDGHGKITLRYAGKLRHLGIGHAHNRQRIILLVNGPQALAINKTTGEIIGEYTIDPTKNYQPKKRNDVLTHHQKKRNDDATHHHPRT; encoded by the coding sequence ATGACATACACACGCAACAGAGCGATCGTGCTAGCCATCACTGACGGTGGGATGAGCGTTAAAGACGCAGCCGCACATTTTGGTGTCAGCACCCGTTGGATCAGGACCTTGCTCAAACGCTTCCGTATCGGCGGGCTTGAAGCACTCCACCCACACTCCAAACGCCCGCACACCAACCCCAACCAGACACCAGAAAAACTACGCGAAACTATCCTCGCGCTACGCCACCAACTCCTTCGAGACGGCCTAGACGCTGGTGCTGAAACGATCTATGACCTGCTACCCGAGCAGACTCGCCCCTCAACCAGCACCATCTTCCGGATCCTGAAAACAGCCGGGACAATCCAACCCCAACCACAAAAACGACCCCGATCCTCATGGCAACGATTCCAAGCCCCAGCCCCCAACAGCCTCTGGCAGTCCGACTTCACACACTGGCCGTTAGCCGATGGCACCGACACCGAAATCATCTCCTGGCTCGATGACCACTCCCGCTACCTCACCCACATCAGCGTCCACCCCAGAATCACCGGCCACATCGTAGTCAACACCTTCCTAGAAGCCACCGACCAGCACGGCCTACCCGCAGCAACCCTGACCGATAACGGCCTCGTTTACACCACACGCCTAGCCGGAGGCCGCACCACCAATAAACAACCCAACCCCTTCGAACAACTCCTCGCCGATCTCAACATCGAACAAAAGAACGGCCGCCCCGGAAAACCCACCACCCAAGGAAAAATCGAACGTTTCCACCGCACCTTGAAAACATGGCTCAAAGCCCAACCACCAGCCCAAACCCACCAAGACCTACAACGACAACTCCACGACTTCCAGACCCTCTATAACACCCAACGAAAACACCGAGCCATCAACAGGCGCACACCCCACCAGGCCTACACCGCCACACCCAAAGACGAACCCACCATCACACTCGGCAACAGCTGCTGGCGAGTCCGCACCGACCGCGTAGACGGCCACGGCAAAATCACCCTCCGCTACGCCGGAAAACTCCGCCACCTCGGCATCGGCCACGCCCACAACAGACAACGCATCATCCTGCTCGTCAACGGCCCCCAGGCCCTCGCTATCAACAAAACAACAGGTGAAATCATCGGCGAATACACCATCGACCCCACCAAAAACTACCAACCCAAAAAGCGGAACGATGTCCTGACACATCACCAGAAAAAGCGGAACGATGACGCGACACATCACCACCCCAGGACATAA
- a CDS encoding proline-rich domain-containing protein: MAEQNIPQPPQQPGGGQQPQNNQYGGYPQQGGYPQQGGYPQQGGYQQGGPQQAPKPSPFQGISKDVYKKLGVVLGVGVGAAVVSALIFGFLFWAVYDENTSFGGYSVPDFMRANFFSFMHLPAAGFRNALHYGGSTLAIIPLSISVLTLLAMWFFGRKLRVTTLVSNWIAKLVIAAASGLVFWGVLVILSAIFAWAPGHGSGAWAGSFGGAVYTLVTVGGLVWFLLSPKGIPDKLNIGVGVRLLLEHLAFAGVFALILGLIGVLAAGEFAPKGMLFVSILAGVPNVIFSFFNTIYLGSLSNGYASAFGYSTYQWWEVLIGVIVSIIALVIFAIRWAARGQAVAPMHAMWRLPAIYAAAGLFMLFALYTGKNAGMSAGLGLAGWNFMLLAVVGAIIEVLARFVVPASMGFLPGTLLSWINVGIPEGPQNFQQLGQVAHQRRQESQARMQQMQQQMQQQGQQYPQQNPYGYGQQGGQAPMPPQQGQPGQFGQPQQGGQAPMPPQGGQAPMPPQQGGQAPQPPQNGQGGQPQNPNGQN, from the coding sequence ATGGCGGAACAGAACATTCCGCAACCGCCGCAGCAGCCGGGCGGCGGGCAGCAGCCACAGAATAATCAGTACGGCGGCTACCCACAGCAAGGCGGCTACCCACAGCAGGGTGGTTACCCTCAGCAGGGCGGCTATCAGCAAGGTGGTCCTCAGCAGGCGCCTAAGCCGAGCCCGTTCCAGGGAATCTCGAAGGACGTCTACAAGAAGCTCGGCGTTGTGCTGGGTGTCGGTGTTGGTGCGGCGGTCGTTTCCGCGTTGATCTTCGGTTTCCTCTTCTGGGCCGTCTACGACGAAAACACGTCTTTCGGCGGGTACAGCGTCCCGGACTTCATGCGTGCGAACTTCTTCTCGTTCATGCATTTGCCGGCGGCGGGTTTCCGTAACGCGCTCCACTACGGTGGTAGCACTCTGGCTATCATCCCGCTCTCGATCTCGGTTCTCACCTTGCTTGCGATGTGGTTCTTCGGACGCAAGTTGCGCGTCACCACGCTGGTTTCGAACTGGATCGCTAAGCTCGTGATCGCCGCCGCTTCCGGCCTGGTGTTCTGGGGCGTTCTGGTTATTCTTTCCGCGATCTTCGCGTGGGCACCTGGCCATGGTAGTGGCGCGTGGGCCGGCTCGTTCGGCGGCGCTGTGTACACGCTCGTGACTGTGGGTGGTCTTGTGTGGTTCTTGCTCTCTCCGAAGGGCATCCCGGACAAGCTCAATATTGGCGTTGGCGTGCGTTTGCTGCTTGAACACCTCGCTTTCGCTGGCGTGTTCGCGCTTATCTTGGGCCTCATCGGCGTCCTAGCAGCAGGAGAGTTCGCTCCTAAGGGCATGCTTTTCGTCAGCATCCTTGCGGGCGTGCCGAACGTGATCTTCAGCTTCTTCAACACGATCTACCTTGGTTCGCTGTCCAACGGCTACGCGAGCGCATTCGGATACAGCACGTATCAGTGGTGGGAAGTGCTCATTGGCGTTATCGTTTCGATCATCGCGCTGGTGATTTTCGCTATCCGCTGGGCTGCACGCGGCCAGGCCGTAGCGCCAATGCACGCGATGTGGCGCTTGCCTGCCATCTACGCGGCAGCTGGCCTGTTCATGCTGTTCGCTCTGTACACGGGTAAGAATGCCGGCATGTCTGCCGGCCTTGGCCTCGCCGGCTGGAACTTCATGTTGTTGGCCGTGGTCGGTGCGATCATCGAGGTTCTGGCTCGTTTCGTTGTCCCGGCGTCGATGGGCTTCCTGCCGGGTACGCTGCTCAGCTGGATCAACGTTGGTATCCCGGAAGGCCCACAGAACTTCCAGCAGTTGGGACAGGTTGCGCACCAGCGCCGCCAGGAGTCGCAGGCTCGCATGCAGCAGATGCAACAGCAGATGCAGCAGCAGGGTCAGCAGTACCCGCAGCAGAACCCTTACGGTTATGGCCAGCAGGGTGGTCAGGCTCCGATGCCTCCGCAGCAGGGTCAGCCAGGTCAGTTTGGTCAGCCTCAGCAGGGTGGTCAGGCGCCGATGCCACCGCAGGGCGGTCAGGCTCCGATGCCTCCGCAGCAGGGTGGCCAGGCGCCACAGCCTCCACAGAACGGCCAGGGCGGCCAGCCGCAGAACCCAAACGGTCAGAACTAG
- a CDS encoding energy-coupling factor ABC transporter ATP-binding protein, with protein sequence MSIELKDVAFAYDEASPVLAGLNMSIAPGERVAIVGQNGAGKTTTVKLMNGLLKPTSGSVLVNGTDTSKMTNAKMAQTVAYVFQNPDDQLFQSDVYSELAYIPKYLKWGKQDTKQRLERAISMTGIRPFVDDNPADLPFAIKKFVAIAAVLVPRVDFVILDEPTAGLDGRGLEILQRMLDRLHEDGIGVITITHDMRFVADSFDRVIAMAHGKIQADGTPGEVFARDDVLAECRLQRPTAAHIARELGLGDHLGIEEIAAAMIAKK encoded by the coding sequence ATGTCGATTGAGTTGAAGGATGTCGCCTTCGCGTATGACGAGGCGTCCCCGGTTTTGGCTGGGTTGAACATGTCGATCGCTCCGGGCGAGCGGGTTGCGATCGTGGGTCAGAACGGTGCTGGTAAGACCACCACGGTGAAGCTTATGAACGGCTTGCTCAAGCCGACGAGCGGTAGCGTTCTGGTCAACGGCACGGATACGTCGAAGATGACGAACGCGAAGATGGCGCAGACTGTCGCGTACGTGTTCCAGAACCCGGATGATCAGCTGTTCCAGTCGGATGTGTATTCGGAGCTGGCATACATCCCGAAGTATTTGAAGTGGGGTAAGCAGGACACCAAGCAGCGTCTTGAGCGCGCTATTTCGATGACGGGTATCCGTCCGTTTGTTGACGATAATCCTGCTGACCTTCCGTTTGCGATCAAGAAGTTCGTTGCGATCGCTGCCGTGTTGGTTCCGCGCGTTGATTTCGTGATTCTGGATGAGCCGACAGCGGGCCTTGACGGCCGAGGCCTTGAGATCCTTCAGCGCATGTTGGATCGCTTGCATGAGGACGGCATCGGGGTCATCACGATTACGCACGACATGCGTTTTGTGGCTGATTCGTTTGATCGCGTGATTGCGATGGCGCACGGCAAGATCCAGGCGGACGGCACCCCGGGTGAGGTTTTCGCTCGTGACGATGTGCTGGCGGAGTGCCGTTTGCAGCGACCAACTGCGGCCCACATCGCACGCGAACTCGGCCTCGGTGATCACCTGGGTATCGAAGAGATCGCTGCCGCGATGATCGCTAAGAAGTAG
- a CDS encoding MFS transporter encodes MPNTAVRANRTRVAFATLVGTTVEWYDFFIYANAVALVFAHQFFEPLGATGAQLVAFASVGLSFLFRPLGAFLAGHYGDKLGRRKMLVITLLLMGGATTAIGLIPTYAAIGVAAPLLLLAMRILQGISAGGEWGGAVLMAVEHAGRDRRGLAGAVPQLGVPLGMLLASGMMALMTGVIAPTEEAFNSWGWRVPFLLSFLLVFLGYWVRRSVDESPVFQEIAERKEQIHMPLVQLFKKYWYLVVLGALVFAGNNASGYMTTGGFITNYTTSSLGMDRTDVLLAVTAGSFFWFVFTLLSGLMADAIGRVRTYQIGFIVLGVSVFLVFPMISTKSLGMLYLALLLFSVGLGLTYGPQSALYSEMFPASVRFSGVSVSYAIGAIIGGAFSPMIAKAIFDSTGSTTMISWYLLAFVVIGFVAVSLIRDRRGIDLSISNEVEQAHGAVVFQKAA; translated from the coding sequence ATGCCTAATACCGCTGTTCGTGCTAACCGGACTCGTGTCGCGTTCGCGACACTCGTGGGTACCACTGTTGAGTGGTACGACTTCTTTATTTATGCGAACGCTGTAGCGCTTGTGTTTGCGCATCAGTTCTTTGAGCCGCTAGGGGCAACTGGCGCGCAGCTGGTTGCGTTCGCATCGGTCGGTTTGTCGTTCTTGTTCCGGCCGTTGGGTGCGTTCTTGGCGGGCCACTACGGCGATAAGCTCGGCCGCCGGAAGATGCTTGTGATTACACTGCTGTTGATGGGTGGCGCGACGACGGCTATCGGCTTGATCCCAACGTATGCGGCGATCGGTGTAGCGGCTCCGCTGTTGTTGTTGGCGATGCGTATTCTGCAGGGTATTTCCGCTGGCGGTGAGTGGGGTGGCGCTGTCTTGATGGCGGTCGAGCACGCTGGCCGTGACCGCCGTGGTCTTGCTGGTGCTGTCCCGCAGCTGGGCGTTCCTTTGGGCATGTTGTTGGCTTCGGGCATGATGGCGCTCATGACGGGTGTGATCGCTCCGACTGAGGAGGCGTTCAACTCGTGGGGTTGGCGTGTTCCGTTCTTGTTGTCCTTCCTGTTGGTGTTCTTGGGTTATTGGGTTCGCCGTTCTGTTGATGAGTCCCCTGTGTTCCAGGAGATCGCAGAGCGCAAGGAACAGATCCACATGCCGCTGGTGCAGCTGTTCAAGAAGTACTGGTATCTCGTGGTTTTGGGTGCGCTGGTGTTCGCGGGTAACAACGCGTCTGGCTACATGACCACCGGCGGGTTCATCACTAACTACACGACGTCGTCGTTGGGTATGGATCGTACGGATGTGCTGCTTGCGGTGACGGCGGGTTCGTTCTTCTGGTTCGTGTTCACGTTGCTTTCGGGCTTGATGGCTGACGCGATTGGCCGAGTGCGCACCTACCAGATTGGCTTCATCGTTCTGGGTGTCTCTGTGTTCTTGGTGTTCCCGATGATTTCGACGAAGTCGCTGGGGATGCTGTACCTCGCGTTGCTGTTGTTCTCGGTTGGGTTGGGGCTCACGTATGGTCCGCAGTCGGCCCTGTATTCGGAGATGTTCCCGGCTTCGGTCCGGTTCTCGGGTGTTTCGGTGTCGTATGCGATCGGTGCGATTATCGGTGGCGCGTTCTCGCCGATGATCGCGAAGGCGATCTTCGATTCGACTGGCTCAACAACCATGATTTCTTGGTATTTGTTGGCGTTCGTGGTGATCGGTTTTGTTGCGGTCTCGCTGATTCGTGACCGTAGGGGGATCGATTTGTCGATCAGCAATGAGGTTGAGCAAGCGCACGGTGCCGTGGTTTTCCAGAAGGCAGCTTGA
- a CDS encoding ECF transporter S component, whose translation MPAMQRFAAHGSKYGQLTLFMVPLGIAINFIAGQIVLLLKLPVYMDAIGTILVGAVCGPLPGALVGLLTNLINAITLPTLVPYAIVSVLIGLAAGWLARVGWFRNVFHVAFAALIFALIGGFIGSLITIWVFGGLSASGVGWVTGILRSLGVGETAAVYLASMPLDFIDKVPSAFIAWLIILRMPTRVLVKLPLGDRYLKPPKKHDALADAQKHPGELTLGR comes from the coding sequence ATGCCCGCTATGCAAAGGTTCGCTGCACATGGCAGCAAGTATGGGCAGTTGACGCTGTTCATGGTCCCGTTGGGGATCGCGATCAACTTTATTGCTGGGCAGATTGTGCTTCTGCTCAAGCTGCCTGTGTATATGGATGCGATTGGCACCATCCTGGTGGGTGCGGTCTGTGGGCCGTTGCCGGGTGCGTTGGTTGGTTTGTTGACGAACTTGATCAATGCGATCACGTTGCCGACGTTGGTGCCGTACGCGATTGTGTCGGTTCTGATTGGTCTGGCTGCGGGTTGGCTGGCTAGGGTCGGTTGGTTCCGTAACGTATTCCATGTCGCGTTCGCGGCGCTTATTTTTGCGCTGATTGGCGGTTTCATCGGTTCCCTGATCACCATCTGGGTTTTCGGTGGTTTGTCGGCGTCTGGTGTTGGCTGGGTGACCGGTATTCTCCGCTCGTTGGGCGTGGGTGAAACCGCGGCTGTGTACTTGGCCTCGATGCCGCTGGACTTCATCGATAAGGTTCCGTCTGCGTTTATTGCGTGGCTGATTATTTTGCGGATGCCTACCCGTGTGTTGGTCAAGTTGCCGTTGGGCGACAGGTATTTGAAGCCGCCTAAGAAGCACGATGCGTTGGCTGATGCACAGAAGCATCCGGGCGAATTGACGTTGGGTCGGTGA
- a CDS encoding ATP-binding cassette domain-containing protein, producing the protein MNIVELKNVSFSYTHQQERALDGVNLELAPGKLYGVVGRNAAGKSTLASLMRGLIPYFHSGDLDGEVLLWGRSLEEWSPAELSRRIGYVFQNPFTQISGVRETVFEEIAFGLENLGYTREEIVDRVLQVAERMDLLPLLEKDPNGLSGGQRQKVAFAAVIAMDADFIVIDEPTSQLDPESSEEVFRIIAQLKERGKTLVLVEHKVDLLAEYVDELIVMEAGRVTAAGPSREVFASQELVDADVPRPEVTQLAFALREAGVAVDPLPITCEQALEAFAWVGGSVSGGSAADAAGTAGTKGTAVKGEGDH; encoded by the coding sequence GTGAACATTGTTGAGCTGAAGAACGTTTCGTTTTCGTATACGCATCAGCAGGAGCGCGCGCTGGATGGCGTGAACCTTGAGCTGGCCCCTGGGAAGCTGTACGGCGTGGTGGGTCGTAACGCTGCTGGTAAGTCGACGCTGGCTTCGCTGATGCGTGGTTTGATCCCGTACTTCCACTCGGGTGATCTGGACGGCGAGGTTCTGTTGTGGGGCCGTTCGCTTGAAGAGTGGTCGCCTGCTGAGTTGTCTCGCCGGATCGGTTACGTGTTCCAGAACCCGTTCACGCAGATCTCTGGTGTGCGTGAGACGGTGTTTGAGGAGATCGCGTTCGGCCTGGAGAACCTGGGCTACACGCGTGAAGAGATCGTGGACCGTGTTCTGCAGGTTGCGGAGCGGATGGATCTGCTCCCGTTGCTGGAGAAGGACCCGAACGGTTTGTCGGGTGGTCAGCGTCAGAAGGTCGCTTTCGCTGCGGTGATTGCGATGGACGCGGACTTCATTGTGATCGATGAGCCAACCTCGCAGCTTGACCCGGAATCCTCGGAGGAGGTTTTCCGGATTATTGCTCAGCTGAAGGAGCGCGGTAAGACGCTGGTTCTGGTTGAGCACAAGGTCGACTTGCTCGCGGAGTACGTTGATGAGCTGATCGTGATGGAGGCGGGCCGTGTGACGGCTGCTGGCCCTTCGCGTGAGGTGTTTGCTTCGCAGGAGCTGGTGGATGCGGATGTTCCGCGTCCGGAGGTCACGCAGCTTGCGTTTGCGTTGCGTGAGGCGGGTGTTGCGGTTGATCCGCTGCCGATCACGTGTGAGCAGGCGTTGGAGGCGTTCGCGTGGGTTGGCGGTTCGGTTTCCGGCGGTTCTGCTGCCGATGCAGCTGGCACTGCCGGCACTAAGGGCACGGCTGTGAAGGGTGAAGGTGACCACTGA
- a CDS encoding type II toxin-antitoxin system VapB family antitoxin, translating to MIFKAVGSSRPYPAHGLTTSRDWAGVPPRQVRLADLVTTKDKLDLAQLLSEDSTFYGDLFPHVVKYEGEMYLEDGLHRALRTALYRREVMHARVLDVDAMYSDGTPVRRRGA from the coding sequence ATGATTTTTAAGGCTGTCGGCAGTTCTCGCCCTTATCCGGCTCACGGGTTGACCACGTCTCGTGACTGGGCTGGGGTGCCTCCACGGCAGGTGCGGTTGGCGGATTTGGTCACAACGAAAGACAAGTTGGACCTGGCTCAGTTGTTGAGTGAGGATTCGACTTTTTATGGGGACCTGTTCCCTCACGTGGTCAAATATGAGGGCGAGATGTACCTCGAAGATGGCTTGCACCGGGCTTTGCGCACGGCGTTGTATCGCCGTGAGGTGATGCATGCCCGTGTGCTTGATGTGGACGCGATGTATTCCGATGGGACACCGGTGAGGAGGCGGGGCGCATGA